A single window of Stomatohabitans albus DNA harbors:
- a CDS encoding flagellar hook-length control protein FliK yields the protein MIDPAMLNPASFSPQVNGNRTRTSAPNTANQFADHFGSALQLMHGHTRQSRPSQTENHTRSNRGGMNTPGLSRRSSSTTPSTPSVRGQDRPVHSQHGDAVGDDGTYHPAPSRSSSTSTTHDRAPDEKAKQVDTSADDEQDDRSVRSLKQLLAQGTVPLTSATDAQQPSTDANNDSSSVDRIAQDLGEFALTETASDIPITTHQTDVFSTNIQDIPTPTQGSEQIQIGEHSSPLPASEGGEGSVSTPLPSPIGAGDGQTASATPSGSQSNTPIPTTGTVDNHIDALAQGAVTPGTVAVTGHAQPDEHAMLEGADDLVSPSGTTPESPSDGVPGHETPTPPPTAGESQRDVSPADVPSQVSTETPNDGTTADGASSEHGESLPPGQSAQAPRVEQPSTPMLGQAQAPSQVSASSSAPTSAPPQPGPSPIPLPTPTQQIASALGALRRRGDGSYLTEITLNPKELGQVRLQVHVAGVTVNMTANAVDPATRALLDAGLNDLRQALTDAGLEGGQLDVSQGDRQDTPNQTAINYGGGTVEVVDEEDLTLPTTLADYITSTGVNTLA from the coding sequence ATGATTGATCCTGCCATGTTGAATCCTGCGTCATTCTCTCCCCAAGTCAACGGGAATAGAACACGAACGAGCGCACCGAATACGGCCAATCAGTTTGCTGATCATTTTGGATCAGCACTTCAACTGATGCATGGCCATACCAGACAGTCGCGCCCCTCCCAAACCGAGAACCATACCCGTTCCAACCGTGGCGGGATGAACACACCTGGCCTCAGCCGGCGTTCATCGTCCACAACACCGTCAACGCCGTCCGTACGTGGGCAGGACCGTCCGGTGCATAGCCAACATGGTGATGCTGTGGGTGATGATGGTACCTATCATCCAGCTCCTTCCCGTTCCTCATCCACATCAACGACACACGATAGGGCACCAGACGAGAAGGCTAAGCAAGTCGATACCTCTGCTGATGACGAACAAGATGATCGTTCGGTGCGTTCCCTTAAACAGTTGCTTGCTCAGGGTACCGTACCGCTAACGTCCGCCACTGATGCCCAACAACCATCTACAGACGCGAATAATGACAGTTCGAGTGTGGATCGTATCGCTCAAGACTTAGGTGAGTTCGCACTCACCGAGACCGCTTCGGATATACCTATCACAACCCATCAAACAGACGTATTTTCCACGAATATCCAAGATATTCCAACTCCCACTCAAGGTTCTGAGCAGATTCAGATAGGTGAACATTCATCACCTCTGCCTGCCAGTGAAGGTGGCGAGGGGTCAGTCAGCACACCATTGCCTTCTCCCATTGGTGCTGGTGACGGGCAAACGGCTTCGGCCACACCGTCAGGCAGTCAATCCAATACGCCAATACCCACAACAGGTACCGTGGATAACCACATCGACGCTCTCGCGCAAGGAGCTGTCACACCTGGCACGGTAGCTGTCACGGGGCACGCACAGCCTGATGAGCACGCCATGCTTGAGGGAGCCGACGACCTAGTATCGCCATCTGGCACCACGCCAGAGAGCCCCTCGGATGGTGTACCCGGCCACGAGACACCCACGCCGCCACCAACCGCTGGAGAGTCACAGCGTGATGTATCACCGGCAGACGTACCTAGTCAAGTGTCTACTGAAACTCCGAATGACGGTACCACCGCTGATGGTGCATCTTCCGAGCACGGTGAATCATTACCCCCCGGCCAATCAGCACAAGCACCGCGAGTAGAGCAGCCGAGTACACCAATGCTCGGACAGGCGCAGGCACCTAGTCAGGTGAGCGCCAGCTCCTCTGCTCCTACGAGTGCGCCACCGCAACCAGGCCCATCGCCGATACCCCTTCCCACACCTACCCAGCAGATCGCTTCAGCGCTGGGGGCATTGCGCCGTCGCGGCGATGGGTCGTATCTAACTGAGATTACGCTCAATCCAAAGGAACTTGGACAGGTACGGCTCCAGGTACATGTTGCAGGCGTTACGGTCAATATGACCGCTAATGCGGTAGATCCCGCAACCCGTGCCCTCCTTGATGCTGGCCTCAATGATTTACGCCAAGCCCTGACTGATGCCGGTCTTGAAGGGGGACAACTTGACGTCAGCCAAGGTGACCGCCAAGACACACCCAATCAGACCGCTATCAACTATGGCGGAGGGACCGTTGAGGTTGTTGATGAAGAAGACCTCACGTTGCCAACCACCTTGGCCGATTACATCACCAGTACCGGTGTGAACACTCTGGCGTAA
- a CDS encoding flagellar hook protein FlgE — MLRSMYSGVSGLRSHQVYLDTVGNNIANVNTAGYKSGQVVFQDLLSQTMNGAGRPTEVYGGTNPYQVGLGTTIAGVQKNFTQGSAQDTGRTTDMMIQGDGFFITKKVEGGGNFYTRAGSLSLDANGRFVTPTGAMLQGWQATPNPAAPGGFEVNPNRPPETVQIPLGQIQPPNATTRVKIAGNLDATAKQDDVQTTSTYVYDQSGGRLELQLEWKKAAAANQWTLQAKTTAGANVGAAATFTFTNGRLPNGEQKLTIPQAALGGLGGTFTAPIDIILKESNEDVDTIVQYAGESATNVRSQNGYTMGMLRSFNVAANGDINGVFSNGTRRVMGKVALATFQNPDGLERIGETSFAPTGNSGEPQIVVPGEGNAGTIKGGSVEMSNVDLSQEFTNMISAQRGFQANSRIITASDEILQDLVNMKR; from the coding sequence ATGCTTCGTTCTATGTACAGCGGTGTCTCCGGTTTGCGTAGCCACCAGGTTTATCTCGACACAGTTGGCAATAACATCGCAAACGTTAATACTGCCGGGTACAAGAGTGGCCAGGTTGTTTTTCAAGACTTATTGAGTCAGACGATGAACGGTGCTGGCCGTCCAACAGAGGTGTATGGGGGAACAAACCCCTACCAGGTTGGGTTAGGAACAACGATTGCCGGTGTGCAAAAGAATTTCACCCAAGGCAGCGCCCAGGACACGGGTCGTACTACGGACATGATGATCCAAGGTGACGGGTTTTTTATTACCAAGAAGGTTGAAGGTGGCGGGAACTTCTACACCCGTGCTGGTTCATTGAGTCTGGACGCCAACGGTCGCTTTGTAACCCCCACAGGTGCGATGTTACAAGGGTGGCAAGCCACGCCAAACCCTGCGGCTCCAGGCGGCTTTGAAGTTAACCCCAACCGGCCGCCAGAAACGGTTCAGATTCCACTGGGCCAGATTCAGCCACCGAATGCCACCACACGCGTCAAAATTGCGGGCAACCTAGATGCCACCGCCAAACAGGATGATGTCCAAACCACATCGACCTACGTCTATGACCAGTCCGGTGGCCGTTTAGAACTTCAGCTTGAATGGAAGAAGGCCGCTGCGGCTAACCAATGGACGTTGCAGGCCAAAACAACGGCTGGGGCCAATGTTGGTGCCGCTGCCACGTTTACCTTTACCAATGGCCGGTTGCCTAATGGTGAGCAAAAGCTCACGATTCCACAAGCCGCTCTTGGTGGCCTTGGCGGTACCTTTACCGCACCTATCGACATTATCCTCAAGGAAAGCAACGAGGATGTCGACACGATCGTGCAGTATGCCGGTGAGAGCGCGACCAATGTTCGTTCCCAGAATGGCTACACGATGGGCATGTTGCGCTCATTCAATGTGGCCGCAAATGGTGACATTAACGGTGTGTTCTCCAACGGCACCCGCCGAGTCATGGGTAAGGTTGCCCTGGCGACATTCCAGAACCCCGACGGGTTGGAACGCATCGGCGAAACCTCCTTTGCCCCCACCGGTAACTCTGGTGAACCACAGATTGTGGTACCCGGTGAAGGTAACGCCGGCACCATCAAGGGTGGCAGCGTTGAAATGTCCAACGTGGACCTCAGCCAAGAGTTCACGAATATGATTTCGGCTCAGCGTGGGTTCCAAGCCAACAGCCGCATCATCACTGCTAGCGACGAGATCCTCCAAGATCTCGT
- a CDS encoding flagellar hook assembly protein FlgD codes for MPSLSPVPGPISAADLMANSNAITQAEQNRAQAISTGGVLTNANDSTRNGASGGFDKDMFMQLMIAQLKYQNPLEPTDTNAMVQQASQMNMAEQMNNLATNFQAALKQSQMANATGMLGHQVTYTGPDGNPVTAWVTGVVFGKDPVITTSQDHKLTMDQIQSIGAVPKPEHADPAPSTPNPGATVPPGTQPPAGQPSTPGASPSGEQGDERAQVLGNTSDTSSQQPPTNAGTSPPAATGTPAVTRPERP; via the coding sequence ATGCCTTCTCTTTCTCCCGTCCCTGGTCCCATTTCGGCTGCCGATTTGATGGCCAATTCGAATGCGATCACACAAGCAGAACAAAACCGTGCCCAAGCCATATCAACGGGCGGCGTGTTGACGAATGCAAACGATTCAACACGTAATGGTGCCAGTGGTGGATTCGATAAAGACATGTTTATGCAGCTCATGATTGCACAACTGAAATATCAGAATCCCCTCGAACCCACCGATACGAACGCAATGGTGCAACAGGCCAGCCAAATGAATATGGCTGAGCAAATGAACAACCTTGCCACCAACTTCCAAGCAGCCCTCAAGCAAAGCCAAATGGCGAACGCCACCGGCATGCTTGGACATCAAGTGACTTATACCGGCCCGGATGGGAACCCGGTCACGGCATGGGTAACCGGCGTGGTATTTGGGAAAGATCCTGTCATTACAACCAGCCAGGATCACAAACTAACGATGGACCAGATTCAGAGCATTGGTGCAGTACCCAAGCCAGAACATGCCGACCCTGCGCCTTCAACACCCAACCCAGGTGCGACGGTTCCCCCTGGTACCCAGCCTCCTGCCGGCCAACCCAGCACACCAGGCGCCTCCCCTTCAGGTGAACAGGGTGACGAACGCGCTCAGGTTTTAGGTAACACTTCCGATACTTCTTCACAACAACCCCCAACTAATGCTGGTACTTCTCCACCAGCAGCTACGGGTACACCGGCTGTGACACGGCCAGAACGCCCGTAA